One stretch of Tepidibacter hydrothermalis DNA includes these proteins:
- a CDS encoding Sec-independent protein translocase subunit TatA/TatB: protein MPSLGLPELVVIFFIALLVFGPKKLPDMGRALGTSIKEFKKATKEITKELDEEENSK, encoded by the coding sequence ATGCCAAGTCTTGGATTACCTGAATTAGTAGTTATATTTTTCATAGCACTTTTAGTTTTCGGACCTAAAAAATTACCTGATATGGGTAGAGCTTTAGGAACATCTATTAAAGAATTTAAAAAAGCAACAAAAGAAATAACAAAAGAATTAGATGAAGAAGAAAATAGCAAATAG
- a CDS encoding hydrogenase maturation protease, which yields MKKIAVLGIGNILLRDDGIGVHIINELQNQNLNSNVELIDGGTCILDLLGVFVENNKVIVVDSLKGGHLPGTIYKVPPQELGNYIKANSSLHDVQVLDILKSANLMGHFPEVIIVGIEPEEIFFDLNLSDTVKEQIPKIIEVVKEEIDKGIGEINA from the coding sequence ATGAAAAAGATAGCTGTATTAGGAATTGGAAATATACTTTTAAGAGATGATGGTATAGGAGTACATATAATCAATGAACTTCAAAACCAAAACTTAAACAGTAATGTTGAATTAATAGACGGAGGCACCTGTATACTTGATTTATTAGGTGTGTTTGTAGAAAATAATAAAGTTATAGTAGTAGACAGTTTAAAGGGAGGGCATTTGCCAGGGACTATTTATAAAGTCCCTCCCCAAGAACTAGGGAACTATATAAAGGCAAATTCATCATTACATGATGTTCAAGTGTTAGACATTTTAAAAAGTGCAAATTTAATGGGACACTTTCCAGAAGTAATTATTGTTGGTATAGAACCTGAAGAAATATTTTTTGATTTGAATTTATCGGATACAGTAAAAGAACAAATTCCTAAAATTATTGAAGTTGTAAAAGAGGAGATAGATAAAGGAATAGGTGAGATTAATGCATGA
- a CDS encoding HypC/HybG/HupF family hydrogenase formation chaperone, whose product MCVAVPAEVIEIKENEALVNFGGVKKTVNINLVDDLKIGDYVLLHAGCAMQKVDKEEAEKTLEIFRLLSEND is encoded by the coding sequence ATGTGTGTAGCAGTTCCAGCTGAGGTTATTGAGATTAAAGAAAATGAAGCATTAGTTAATTTTGGTGGAGTAAAGAAGACCGTAAATATAAATTTAGTAGATGATTTGAAAATTGGAGATTATGTATTGCTTCATGCAGGATGTGCAATGCAAAAGGTAGACAAGGAAGAAGCGGAAAAAACTTTAGAGATATTTAGATTATTATCAGAAAATGACTAG
- a CDS encoding nickel-dependent hydrogenase large subunit, producing MATKIKLDPVTRLEGHLKIEVEVDSNNKVINAHSTGNMFRGFEKILVGRDPRDAIHITQRICGLCPVSHSIAAVKAVEDAFGYKPSFNAMLMRNLILGGNYISDHILQFYHLTLLDYAKGPQQSPWTPGYDVDYRLSDSENTALINNYIKALEIRRKAHEMTAIFSGKIPHVMSIAPGGVTQKLTSSNINQFKTYLNEIKSFIDNEYIDDLNLLADKYSDYYNIGKGCGNLLTYGVFDIDTNGNTLFKSGIYKDGSYSSIDISKIKEYAKYSWYTNDSGNRHPSSGKTEPSYGKSGAYSWLKSPRYNGEVFEVGPLARMFMNGEYTRGISVMDRHMARGLESKKIASEMLNWLNSLSTSASTYTQLPLPSSGTGVGLTEAPRGALGHWLNFNNQSISNYQVLTPTCWNVSPRDDFNQMGALEQALIGVTIQDPTQPIELLRIVHSFDPCTGCSIHVMDSEKNIKSKFVVSTPNPNGAI from the coding sequence ATGGCAACTAAAATAAAGTTAGATCCTGTAACTAGACTTGAAGGACACTTAAAAATTGAAGTTGAAGTAGATAGCAACAATAAAGTAATAAATGCACATAGTACAGGAAATATGTTTAGAGGGTTTGAAAAAATATTAGTTGGAAGAGACCCAAGAGATGCTATACATATAACACAGAGAATATGCGGACTTTGCCCTGTAAGTCATAGTATAGCTGCAGTAAAAGCAGTAGAAGATGCTTTTGGATATAAGCCTTCTTTTAATGCAATGTTAATGAGAAATCTTATTCTAGGTGGGAATTATATATCTGATCATATCTTACAATTTTATCATTTAACATTACTTGACTATGCTAAAGGACCACAACAAAGCCCTTGGACTCCAGGCTATGATGTTGATTATAGGCTAAGCGATTCTGAAAATACTGCTTTAATAAATAACTACATAAAGGCACTAGAAATAAGAAGAAAAGCTCATGAAATGACGGCTATATTCTCAGGAAAAATTCCTCATGTTATGTCAATAGCTCCAGGTGGAGTAACTCAAAAACTTACAAGTTCTAATATAAATCAATTCAAAACTTACTTGAATGAAATAAAATCATTTATAGATAATGAATACATAGATGACTTAAACTTATTAGCGGATAAATATAGTGATTACTATAACATAGGAAAAGGCTGCGGAAACTTACTTACATATGGTGTATTTGATATAGATACTAACGGAAATACATTATTCAAATCTGGAATATACAAAGATGGTTCATATAGCTCTATAGATATATCTAAGATAAAAGAGTATGCAAAATATTCTTGGTACACTAATGATTCTGGAAATAGACATCCATCAAGCGGAAAGACAGAACCAAGTTATGGTAAAAGTGGAGCGTATTCATGGTTAAAATCTCCTAGATACAATGGAGAAGTATTTGAAGTTGGACCTCTTGCAAGAATGTTTATGAATGGAGAATATACTAGAGGTATTTCTGTAATGGATAGACATATGGCTAGAGGACTTGAAAGTAAGAAAATAGCATCAGAAATGCTTAACTGGCTTAATTCATTATCAACTTCAGCAAGTACTTATACTCAATTACCACTACCTTCATCAGGAACTGGCGTAGGACTTACAGAAGCACCAAGAGGAGCATTAGGACACTGGTTAAACTTTAATAATCAAAGTATATCAAACTATCAAGTACTGACTCCTACTTGTTGGAATGTTTCACCAAGAGATGATTTTAATCAAATGGGAGCATTAGAGCAAGCATTAATCGGTGTAACAATACAAGATCCAACTCAACCAATTGAATTATTAAGAATCGTTCACTCTTTTGACCCATGCACAGGTTGTTCAATACATGTAATGGATTCAGAAAAAAATATTAAATCAAAATTTGTAGTATCAACACCAAATCCTAATGGAGCAATTTAA
- the hypE gene encoding hydrogenase expression/formation protein HypE — protein sequence MSIITLGHGSGGKLTHNLIEDIFYKYFDNDILLQKNDSSILPKLEGKIAVTTDSFVINPIFFNGGDIGKLSVCGTVNDLAMSGAKPLYITVGFIIEEGFEIENLEKIVESISITAKNANVKIVAGDTKVVEKGSADKIYINTTGIGVIDKDIYLSGENAKPGDKIIISGSLGDHGVCIMSKRKNLEFDVSVKSDCNLLNELIEEILYTSNNVKVLRDPTRGGLATTLNEFASQSKRSISINEEDIPVKDEVRSMCEILGLDPLYIANEGKVVLIASKEDAQRVVEVMRKNPMGKDAQIIGEVLEDDKKIVSLKTDIGGTRLLSMPSGELLPRIC from the coding sequence ATGAGTATTATTACATTAGGACATGGAAGTGGAGGGAAACTTACACATAATTTAATAGAAGATATTTTCTATAAATATTTTGATAATGATATTCTACTTCAAAAGAATGATTCATCTATTTTACCAAAACTAGAAGGTAAAATAGCAGTTACAACTGATTCATTTGTAATAAATCCTATATTTTTTAATGGAGGAGATATAGGAAAACTGTCAGTTTGCGGAACTGTCAATGACTTAGCTATGAGTGGAGCTAAACCATTATATATAACAGTTGGATTTATTATAGAAGAGGGATTTGAGATTGAAAATCTAGAAAAAATTGTTGAGTCAATTAGTATTACAGCCAAAAATGCTAATGTTAAGATTGTTGCAGGCGATACAAAGGTTGTTGAAAAAGGAAGTGCAGATAAAATTTATATAAATACAACAGGTATAGGAGTAATTGATAAAGACATATACTTAAGCGGAGAAAATGCAAAGCCAGGAGATAAAATAATAATAAGTGGAAGTTTAGGAGATCATGGTGTATGCATAATGTCTAAGAGAAAAAATTTAGAGTTTGATGTATCTGTAAAAAGTGATTGTAATCTTTTAAATGAACTTATTGAAGAAATACTATACACAAGCAATAATGTAAAAGTACTTAGGGATCCTACAAGAGGTGGATTAGCAACTACATTAAATGAATTTGCAAGTCAAAGTAAAAGAAGTATTTCAATAAACGAAGAAGATATACCTGTGAAAGATGAAGTTAGAAGTATGTGTGAGATATTAGGACTTGATCCTTTATACATTGCAAATGAAGGAAAAGTTGTTTTAATAGCATCTAAAGAAGATGCTCAAAGGGTAGTAGAAGTTATGAGAAAGAATCCTATGGGTAAAGATGCTCAGATAATTGGAGAAGTTTTAGAAGATGATAAAAAAATTG
- the tatC gene encoding twin-arginine translocase subunit TatC, translating into MSNEFEMTIIEHLDELRKRLIICIVFTLIFSSVAYVKSASIIELLKLPLGDIDLVFITPIEGFLTKLKVAVFGGMLLSSPVMFLQTLLFISPAMYKREKVFLFLSLPFIISLFFGGIYFCFSFILPTTLKFLMSFSNDSMQPMLSVNKYFSFVIMMTLSIGLIFELPLVMLLLSKFGIINYEMLAKKRKYAVLAIVVITAILTPTPDAFTLLAVSLPLVVLFELSLGLMYLNNKIIGKRRAKDEQDY; encoded by the coding sequence ATGTCTAACGAATTTGAAATGACCATAATAGAACATCTAGATGAATTGAGAAAGAGATTGATAATATGTATTGTTTTTACTCTGATTTTTTCATCTGTAGCATATGTTAAATCAGCTTCTATAATAGAGCTCTTAAAGCTACCGCTGGGAGATATAGATTTGGTGTTTATTACACCGATAGAAGGATTTTTAACAAAATTAAAAGTAGCTGTTTTTGGAGGAATGTTATTATCATCTCCAGTAATGTTTTTACAGACACTATTATTTATCTCACCTGCTATGTATAAAAGGGAAAAAGTATTTTTGTTTTTAAGTTTACCGTTTATAATATCTTTATTCTTTGGAGGAATATATTTTTGTTTTTCATTTATACTTCCAACAACATTAAAATTTCTTATGAGTTTTAGTAACGATAGTATGCAGCCTATGCTATCAGTTAATAAGTATTTTTCTTTTGTAATAATGATGACACTTTCTATAGGACTGATATTTGAATTACCATTAGTTATGCTTTTGCTTTCTAAATTTGGAATTATAAATTATGAGATGTTAGCTAAAAAAAGAAAGTATGCTGTACTTGCTATAGTAGTTATAACGGCAATTTTGACGCCAACTCCAGATGCATTTACACTGTTAGCAGTTTCATTACCATTGGTTGTATTATTTGAATTAAGTTTAGGATTAATGTATTTAAACAATAAGATTATTGGCAAGAGGAGAGCAAAAGATGAACAAGATTATTAG
- the hypB gene encoding hydrogenase nickel incorporation protein HypB → MKQILVKKNIFQSNDDIANENRKILSKKGIFTINMLGSPGAGKTSVLEQIIKSLKNEISMAVIEGDLYTAKDAERIESHGINVIQVNTGGACHLDASMVKEAMDNIGVEGLDFLIIENVGNLVCPASYDLSEDIKITVLSITEGNDKPLKYPSMFQKSEVLIVNKVDLLEHTNFSMDELYKDIKSLNENMKIFEVSCSTGEGIEELSKFLKDSIEEKRRKL, encoded by the coding sequence ATGAAGCAAATTTTAGTTAAAAAAAATATATTTCAAAGCAATGACGATATTGCAAATGAAAATAGAAAAATACTTTCTAAAAAAGGTATTTTTACAATAAATATGTTAGGTTCTCCTGGAGCTGGTAAAACATCAGTACTAGAACAGATTATAAAAAGCTTAAAGAATGAAATTAGTATGGCTGTAATAGAAGGAGATCTTTATACAGCTAAAGATGCCGAAAGGATAGAAAGTCATGGCATTAATGTTATTCAGGTTAATACAGGTGGCGCTTGTCACTTAGATGCTTCGATGGTAAAGGAAGCCATGGATAATATAGGTGTTGAAGGTTTAGATTTTCTTATTATTGAAAACGTAGGAAATCTAGTATGCCCTGCATCGTATGATCTTAGTGAAGATATAAAGATAACTGTATTAAGTATAACAGAAGGAAATGATAAGCCATTAAAGTATCCTTCAATGTTTCAAAAATCAGAAGTACTTATAGTTAACAAAGTAGATTTATTAGAACATACTAATTTTTCAATGGATGAATTATATAAAGATATAAAGTCTTTAAATGAGAATATGAAGATATTTGAAGTATCTTGTTCAACAGGAGAAGGAATTGAAGAGTTATCGAAATTTTTAAAAGACAGTATTGAAGAAAAAAGGAGGAAATTATAA
- the hypA gene encoding hydrogenase maturation nickel metallochaperone HypA, with product MHEVSIMGEIFDVIKENADNHNLKKVNKIVLKIGEFTCVQESALRFAFEAFSKDTNVEEADFIIDKIEASAKCDNCEETFKVNFTNKVCPKCNTFSNNIITGYELLLDEIEGE from the coding sequence ATGCATGAAGTTTCAATTATGGGAGAAATTTTCGATGTGATTAAAGAAAATGCAGATAACCATAATCTTAAAAAAGTGAATAAAATAGTTCTGAAAATTGGAGAATTTACTTGTGTACAAGAAAGTGCATTGAGGTTTGCTTTTGAAGCTTTCTCAAAGGATACAAATGTTGAAGAGGCTGATTTTATCATAGACAAGATAGAAGCTAGTGCAAAATGTGATAACTGTGAAGAAACCTTTAAAGTAAATTTTACAAATAAAGTCTGTCCTAAGTGTAATACATTTAGTAACAATATAATTACTGGGTATGAGCTATTATTAGATGAGATTGAAGGTGAGTAA
- the hypF gene encoding carbamoyltransferase HypF: MNKIIRKYVWVKGIVQGVGFRPFVYNIAVNHNLNGWVKNTSEGVYIDIEGKEENIDIFLHELEYKAPPLSKINQIIIEDRCIKNYEDFSIQKSHDNENAITLISPDVATCKNCEIEIKNNKDKRYKYPFTNCTNCGPRFSIIKKLPYDRPMTTMNDFKMCDECENEYQNPMDRRFHAQPNACPKCGPKVWITDKNGNKIKTIDSVKKTISLLKEGKIIAIKGLGGFHLACDSSNEEAIETLRNRKLRPSKPFALMMNNIDTIKEYCYVNKTEESILNGIKRPILLLDKKNNILPENIAPNNNKLGVMLPYTPLHHLLFDDELKSLVMTSANVSGLPIVYKNDDAINKLNDVVDYFLLHNREINIPVDDSVTKVVLDKETLIRRSRGYAPVPINVDNIKETLACGSHLKNTFCISKGEFAFVSQHIGDIDNLETYDNFERNINHFKDIYSIKPEIISYDMHPDFLSVEFAKNQEGKKVPVQHHHAHIASCMIDNNIDKEVIGLAFDGMGIGTDSKVWGGEFLICDYKNFKRVGHLNYVKMPGGDKAVKEPWRMAVSYLYRTHEGNMNEYILKNIPNNNIKNIITMIKSNLNSPETSSMGRLFDAVSALIGLKSQITYEGEAAINLEAIADKEEKETYNYNIDYINGTYIVNTDNIIKNILSDMQNNICTSIISKRFHNTVIAFSVDMCKIIREKSDINSVALSGGVFQNEIILKGIYRQLLDNDFEVYTHGEVPCNDGGISIGQLVIANHKTK, translated from the coding sequence ATGAACAAGATTATTAGAAAGTATGTTTGGGTCAAAGGAATAGTTCAAGGAGTAGGATTTAGACCTTTCGTTTATAACATAGCAGTTAATCATAACCTAAATGGATGGGTTAAAAATACAAGTGAGGGTGTTTATATAGACATTGAAGGAAAAGAAGAAAATATAGATATATTTTTACATGAATTAGAGTATAAAGCTCCACCACTTTCAAAAATAAATCAAATAATAATTGAAGATAGATGTATAAAAAATTATGAGGATTTTTCTATACAAAAAAGTCATGATAATGAAAATGCTATTACGTTAATATCTCCAGATGTTGCAACGTGTAAAAATTGTGAAATAGAAATAAAAAATAATAAGGATAAAAGATATAAATATCCATTTACCAATTGTACAAATTGTGGGCCGAGGTTTTCGATAATAAAGAAATTACCTTATGATAGACCAATGACAACTATGAATGATTTTAAAATGTGCGATGAATGTGAGAATGAGTATCAAAATCCTATGGATAGAAGATTTCATGCTCAACCTAATGCTTGTCCAAAATGTGGACCTAAAGTTTGGATCACAGATAAAAATGGTAATAAAATTAAAACTATAGATTCTGTAAAAAAGACAATTTCCTTATTGAAAGAAGGGAAAATTATAGCTATAAAAGGTCTTGGTGGATTTCATTTGGCGTGTGATTCAAGTAATGAAGAAGCTATTGAGACCCTACGAAATAGAAAATTAAGACCATCAAAGCCTTTTGCGCTTATGATGAATAATATAGATACTATAAAAGAATATTGCTATGTTAATAAAACTGAAGAATCAATTCTTAATGGAATTAAAAGACCAATATTGTTATTAGACAAGAAAAATAATATATTACCTGAAAATATTGCTCCTAACAATAATAAACTTGGTGTTATGCTTCCGTACACACCACTACATCACCTTTTATTTGACGATGAACTTAAATCATTAGTTATGACTAGTGCAAATGTAAGTGGTCTTCCAATAGTTTATAAGAATGATGATGCTATAAATAAATTAAACGATGTTGTAGATTACTTTTTATTACATAACAGAGAAATAAATATACCTGTAGATGATTCGGTTACAAAGGTTGTCTTAGATAAAGAAACTCTTATAAGACGTTCAAGAGGATATGCACCAGTACCTATTAATGTTGATAATATAAAAGAAACTTTAGCATGTGGATCACATTTAAAAAATACTTTTTGTATATCAAAAGGAGAATTTGCGTTTGTTAGTCAGCATATAGGTGATATAGACAATTTGGAAACGTATGATAATTTTGAACGAAATATTAATCACTTTAAGGATATTTATAGTATTAAACCAGAAATTATATCGTATGATATGCATCCAGACTTTTTATCAGTAGAATTTGCTAAAAATCAAGAAGGTAAGAAAGTTCCAGTTCAGCATCATCATGCTCATATAGCAAGCTGTATGATAGACAATAATATTGATAAAGAAGTTATAGGACTAGCTTTTGATGGCATGGGCATTGGAACTGATAGTAAAGTATGGGGAGGAGAATTCCTTATATGTGATTATAAAAATTTTAAAAGAGTTGGACATTTAAATTATGTAAAAATGCCAGGAGGAGACAAGGCTGTTAAAGAGCCTTGGAGAATGGCTGTAAGTTATTTATATAGAACACACGAAGGAAATATGAATGAATATATACTAAAAAATATACCTAACAATAATATAAAAAATATAATTACTATGATTAAAAGTAATTTGAATTCTCCAGAAACATCAAGTATGGGAAGATTATTTGATGCTGTATCAGCTCTTATTGGGCTGAAGAGTCAAATAACATATGAAGGAGAAGCCGCTATTAATTTAGAGGCAATTGCAGATAAAGAAGAAAAAGAAACTTACAACTATAATATTGATTACATAAATGGCACTTATATTGTCAACACAGATAATATAATAAAAAATATATTAAGTGATATGCAAAACAATATATGTACAAGTATTATCTCAAAGAGATTCCATAATACTGTAATAGCTTTTTCTGTAGACATGTGCAAGATTATACGAGAAAAATCAGATATAAATTCAGTAGCATTAAGTGGAGGAGTATTTCAAAATGAAATAATTTTAAAAGGTATATATAGACAGCTTTTAGACAATGATTTTGAAGTCTATACTCATGGTGAGGTACCTTGCAATGATGGTGGAATATCAATAGGGCAATTAGTAATTGCTAACCATAAGACAAAATAA
- the hypD gene encoding hydrogenase formation protein HypD, whose translation MKYVKEFRNPSLVKNMIKKIGSDVEREITIMEVCGTHTMSIFKSGIRDLIPSNIKLISGPGCPVCVTSQAYIDTAIELTKRDDVIITTFGDMLKVPGNNSSLQNEKALGRDIRMVYSPLDSLKIAKENPDREVIFLAVGFETTAPAIALSIKIASEENIKNYSILQSIKTMPETMKQLVLDEDIKIDGFLCPGHVSTVIGAKPYEFLANEFEVPAVIAGFESGDIAIGLYTLIEMIKNNTNEVKNVYSRFVKYEGSEKAISSIYEIFEESDAVWRGLGNISGTGLKLKQKYDSFNAETKLGINLLNDKPIKGCICGDILKGKKNPLQCKLFSKVCNPLNPIGACMVSEEGTCAAYYKYKNIG comes from the coding sequence ATGAAATATGTAAAAGAGTTTAGGAATCCATCTTTAGTTAAAAATATGATTAAAAAAATAGGGTCAGATGTAGAACGAGAAATAACAATAATGGAAGTTTGTGGAACACATACTATGTCTATTTTTAAAAGTGGAATAAGAGATTTAATACCTTCAAATATAAAACTTATTTCAGGTCCTGGATGCCCTGTATGTGTAACATCACAGGCATACATAGACACAGCAATTGAACTAACTAAAAGAGATGATGTTATAATTACTACTTTTGGAGATATGCTAAAAGTTCCAGGAAACAATAGTTCTCTTCAAAATGAAAAAGCGCTGGGAAGAGATATAAGAATGGTGTATTCTCCACTGGATTCTTTAAAAATTGCAAAAGAAAATCCTGACAGAGAAGTTATTTTTTTAGCAGTAGGATTTGAAACGACTGCACCTGCAATTGCACTTAGTATAAAAATAGCTTCTGAAGAAAATATAAAAAATTATTCAATACTACAATCAATAAAGACAATGCCGGAAACTATGAAGCAATTAGTTTTAGACGAAGATATAAAAATAGATGGGTTCTTATGTCCTGGTCATGTAAGCACTGTTATAGGTGCAAAACCGTATGAGTTTCTTGCCAATGAGTTTGAAGTTCCTGCTGTAATAGCAGGTTTTGAATCTGGGGATATTGCAATTGGACTTTATACTCTTATAGAAATGATTAAAAATAATACGAATGAAGTTAAAAATGTATATTCAAGATTTGTAAAATATGAAGGCAGCGAAAAAGCTATATCTAGTATATATGAAATATTTGAAGAATCTGATGCTGTTTGGCGTGGACTTGGAAATATAAGTGGTACAGGGCTAAAATTAAAGCAAAAATATGATTCATTTAATGCTGAAACAAAACTAGGTATAAACTTACTTAACGATAAACCTATTAAAGGATGCATATGTGGAGACATATTAAAAGGGAAAAAGAATCCACTACAGTGTAAATTGTTTTCAAAGGTATGTAATCCACTTAATCCTATAGGAGCATGCATGGTTTCTGAAGAAGGAACTTGTGCAGCTTATTACAAATATAAAAATATAGGGTAG